A segment of the Rhodohalobacter barkolensis genome:
AAACTTCTAACGGACTTATCGACCAGCTTGGCTCTTCGGTAACAACCGGGGTGCTTTCAGCTTTGGGTAAAGCTTCCTCTGTTTGTTGAGGTACGATCAACGGTTCAACAGATCTGCTTACCGCTTCAGCCGGTGCGTTGACCACGCGTTCCATCTGCTGCATATTTACACCGACCATGGATGTTTCCGGGCCCAGGTCAAAAGAGATCAACGGAGCCGTAAGTCCAAATACCAGGGCAAACAACAAAAAGAACCGGTTGAAGCGGTGCATCTTCTCGTTCTCGAGAAACAGCTTATAAAGCACAAAGAGAAGCCCAAGTAGTAAAGTGGATTTAACTAAATAGATAATCATGACCTCTTACTGTTATTTTTTACCAAAATGGATAAATCAGTTTTTAGATACCATTAATTTTTCTCCGGAGGTACAATCGATAGCTTCATTGGATAGGTCTCCCGGATGGTTTCACTTTCGGAACTGTTCTCTTCCAGATTTGAAAATGCCGTGCCAAACTGAGTTTGTGCAGCCCCATCTCTCATTTCACCGTACGCTGCCCTGATTTCATCCAACAGTTCAGTGAACTGCTCATATGGCGTCTCCGGATCTGTCTTAATTCCTATTACCGCCTGGGATGGACTTGAGGCACTCATTTCAACAAACTGTTTGATATTCTGTCTTACGTCATTCAATTCAGCCGGTTCTTCGTTCATCAGAAGCAAACCCTGACTGTTCATTAAAATCTGCATCAGGTCCCCTTCTTCTACAGGAGAAGGCGGTGCCGGTGGAGCCGGGGGTAACGTCAGATCTGCAGGGCTTTCCAAACGCTTTTCCGGTGATGGTACCAGCGGAGGAGGCGGAGGTGAATTCGGATCATCTGTTTCTACGGCTTGAATCGCTTCATACAGCTCCAATGCTTCATTATACTTTTCATTCAGCGCATCTTCATTTGACGGGTCGGCCTCAATCTCCATATACCGATTGGCTGCTTCCAAAAATTCGTTGGTCACTCTTTCCAACTCATTGCTTGTAGAATAGGAAATCCTGAATGCTTCATAATTTCGAAGCAGGCTTTGTACATCCGTTATAAATGCAAATGGCGCGCCCGGATTCAAGCTTAACTTAACAACACCCGGGCTTTCCGGCAGATCTGACAAATAGCTCTCCAGCTCATCTAAAGTCATCTGATTGCCATTTACAATCAGATCTTCATTTTCCCCTATTTGAATTCTAACCTCATCTACGGTTTCAACTTCGTCTGAAACCTCGGTGGTTGTGGAATCGCAACCCGGCAACAGGGTGATGGCTGCAAGCAGCGGCATGAGTGCCAGGACTTTCAATACGGATCGGAAGGCAGATTTTGATTGTGTCATCATTTGGAGTCGTTTTTTGGTGAGGGAGTAGTTCAGCGTACTCGTCAGACTGTTGACCGGACGAATCAGCATCGTATTTAACAGAATGTTTTGGTACTCTTTCACGCTTTTCCCCTGTGAAAGAACGGCCTCATCGGCCAGAAACTCGTGATTTAACAGAATGGCTTTTTTGTAGAGATAGAGCAACGGGTTAAACCAGAAGAGAATCTTTAAGAATTCGACCAGCAAAATATCCAGGGTATGTTTTTGGCGGGCATGAGTCATCTCATGAATCATCACCTCTTCCGGGATCTCCCCATTCAGATAGCTCTTTTTATTCAAGAAAATTTGATTAAAAAAAGTGTAGGGGACATCATTCTCATTCAGAAGAATAATTTCACAGCCATTCAGTAGTCTCTTGTTATTTCGATCGGCTTTCAGTTGGATTCTGTGCACGATTCGAATCAGGCGAATAAACAGCCCCGCCGAAACAAGCACATAAACCAACAACGCTGTCATCCAAAAAAAATAGACTTGTGAGCCGGATGCTTCATCA
Coding sequences within it:
- a CDS encoding M56 family metallopeptidase, translating into MIIYLIYSAISLGVLLLFYHLFLEKEKMHKVNRGFLIFSLLFSFTIPLIPVGFIDMPISELTLFDQSKSQESGSFIALDGEWMNVDAESLAVHDEASGSQVYFFWMTALLVYVLVSAGLFIRLIRIVHRIQLKADRNNKRLLNGCEIILLNENDVPYTFFNQIFLNKKSYLNGEIPEEVMIHEMTHARQKHTLDILLVEFLKILFWFNPLLYLYKKAILLNHEFLADEAVLSQGKSVKEYQNILLNTMLIRPVNSLTSTLNYSLTKKRLQMMTQSKSAFRSVLKVLALMPLLAAITLLPGCDSTTTEVSDEVETVDEVRIQIGENEDLIVNGNQMTLDELESYLSDLPESPGVVKLSLNPGAPFAFITDVQSLLRNYEAFRISYSTSNELERVTNEFLEAANRYMEIEADPSNEDALNEKYNEALELYEAIQAVETDDPNSPPPPPLVPSPEKRLESPADLTLPPAPPAPPSPVEEGDLMQILMNSQGLLLMNEEPAELNDVRQNIKQFVEMSASSPSQAVIGIKTDPETPYEQFTELLDEIRAAYGEMRDGAAQTQFGTAFSNLEENSSESETIRETYPMKLSIVPPEKN